Genomic DNA from bacterium:
GACTTCGATGTTTTCCTCGACTATGATCTCGGTACCCTCGCCGAACCCTTCGCCCTCGGTCCCGCTGACAGCGTCGGAAATGGTGTCGGCTTCCGCCAACTCGTCGGGAACCGGAAGCGGTACTTCGCCGACGCTACCCTTCGCTTCCAAACCCTTGGGCGCTTGCGCCGGTTCCGTCCGTTCGATCGAGGGGGGCGGCGGCAGATCTTCGTACGTTTTCTTGACGACTTTTAAGTTCAGTTTACCGTCGCCCATCTTAACGTCGCCTCTTTTGCCGAGAACATCCTTGGGCATTTCCGCGACGCCCCAAATGCCGAAGTGGAAAGCGACGGACACCATAAAAGTGTAGCGGAACAGGCCGCCAGAAAGCCTACGCTTCAACGTCGCCTGAGAATCCTCTGTTGTCTTCGCCACGGCCTTGCCTCCTAATATCCAAAAGCCTTGTAAATATTAACCTGAGCCGTTACCCGTGTCAAGTTTAAACCTCCGTTCATTATTTCGACGCGGCCGCGACCTTTCCGGTTTAACTCCTTCCATAGCCCGGATATACTCGAGCCGATTCCCCGGATATTCTTAAAGTCGGAACTGCATTACCAGGCTGTACCAGACGCCTACCGGCACGCCCTGTTGTTCCGCGGCCTTGAACTTGCACTTATACGCAGCCTCCGTCGCCGCTTCCCCCAACGCCGGCAGGCCCGGCGACGATTGGACGACGGCGTTCCGGACGTCGCCTTGCGCGTCTATGTAAATCAGGAGTACGACGTCCCCTTCCACGCGGGAATCGCGGGCAATGTCCGGGTACGCCGGGCGGCTCCGGTATATTATAGCCGGCGCTTTGGAGGTAGGAACGATTTCTATACGTTCCGGCGATGCCGACACGGGCCCCGCTACGGCCGCGCCCGGCGTTTCCACGGTCAAGCGGCTGCCGGGGTCTAGGAACGGGCCGACGCCACGGACGCGGGCGTCGGGGATAGTATTGGCCTCCGCGTACTTGTCGGGCACCGGCATAGGTATTTCGCCCAAGTCGCCCTTACCGGGGATTCCCTCGGGCATACGCGGCGGCTCGGCGTACTCGAGCGACGGCGGCGGCGGAAGGTTATCGTACGGCAGCGTTACGTGGACCTTCGTGCGGTCTTCTTGGGAGCCGAAAGCGGCCCGTTGGGCCGGGGGGCCGCCGGGCCATCCCACCAAAGCCCATACGCCGAAGTGCGCCGCTACCGAGAACGCGAGCGTATACCGGAATAAATGACGGACCGGCGGCGCTTCAACTTCTCTCTCGTCGACTTCGCGTCTTTCGCCACGGTATCACCTCCGCATCTCCCGAAAAACTCCCGGCTGCCGCGTCCGAATTCGCCCATAGCACGGGCCGGGCGCCAATCACCTTCACCGTTGATTAGACGCCCGGCCGTACAAGGGGTTTTAACGCCGTTTCGGTTTTATTGTACTCGGGAAACCTCGATATTTACGAAGACTATCCTCCCTTCGACGACGTCGATATTGGTTATCGGTTGTACGGAACGCACGCGCTCACCCTCGTCGGATACGCCGTAGACTTCCAGCAGGTAATAACGGCCGGCGTCGAGGTGCGTTATCGTATATTCGCCGTAACCGTTCGAGCGGGCGCGGTGCGACGGCACCCCTTTGGCGTAGGAGGCGGCGTCGGCGTATAAATTTACCGCGGCCCCGCCGACGGCGCTGCCGTTACTCAGCACTTTGCCCATTATAATCCCTCTTTTGGCGGCCGCCACCGCCTTGGCGTCGGGGAGGGCGTACCGCCCGCCGGAGAGTTTATCGAGTTTCATGGCGGCTACGGCGTCGTGGCCCAGCGGCAGCGCGGCGTAAAAATCGTCCCGCGCCGCGGCGACGGTTACGGTATAACCGACGCCCCCGCCTATGACGTAAAATATTAATTGCGTGACGGGGCGGCCTTCGGCCTCGTAAAGCCTGGTGGTCATCTCCGCCAAGAACCGGCGTTCGTCGGGTATCGCGCCCGGTTCGCCGCGCTCGTCGCCGGCCAAATCGACCGGCCTTTGGGCTTCGGCCTTTTCGTATTTCTCTCGGGCCTTATCGACCCTTTCGGTATCGTCGTAGGCGAAGGGTTTCAAAACGTCGCGTTTCGCCTCGGCGAACGCCGCGTCGCCGACGAGGCCGGCAACGGCCGCCCCCTTGGCCGCGAGCCCCCGCTCTCGCTCGAGCCGGTCCGCGAATTCGCGTACGTCGATTTTCTTCGGCATTATTTGCGCCGCGACCGTAATTTTCAAAAGGGCCAGCGAATCGCTCAACGCCACGAGGCCGTCCGTCGGCTTACGGTCGAGCGTCCAACCGGCCGGGACGTCGAAATAGATACCGAACTCGCGGCTGGCGTAACGCTCGGGCTCGGATTGGCCTAGAGCGGCCGCCGCCGAGGCCAGCACCGATAAGACGATTATTTCATCGCGTAACCGCACGTCGTTTCCCGTAATTATACGCGGCCGGCGGCCCGAAGTCAATCCGTCTCGTCGCGAAATCGCGCCCCGACGCGGGACGGAGCGGTAAACCTTTACAAACGTACGTTTTTATGGTATAAACGCCGTCGTCCCCCGGCCCCGTCGTCTAGCCTGGCCCAGGACACCGCCCTTTCACGGCGGCGACGCGGGTTCAAATCCCGCCGGGGTCAAAAAACCCTCCCGCCAGGGAGGGTTTTGTTTTCCGGCGCCCCCCGAAGGACCGGCGCCTTTCGGGCCGCTTCGTTATTGCTTGATATCGACGACCTTACCGGAGGCGCCGATGGTTACGTAACCGGCGTCGTAGTACCACCTCTTGGCGTTGCCGACTTTCTCGACGCGCTTCGGCGGCCCCCACGCTTCCCGGACCATCCCCTCGCTGAAGCCGAGGCCTATTTCCTGGCCGGCTATGGCGGCGCAAATACCCCAATCCCAATTATACTGCGCGTGTAAACGCCCTACCCGGGCGCATTTGCCGGTGGGACACGTCACCGCGACCTCGATTTCCCGGGGCAACGTATCGCCTAATTTCAGCTCGATCTTGATTTCTTTGGTTAAAACGCCGCGGTCGGCCCTACACACCGGGCACTTTTGTTTTTGGATTTGTTCGATAACGACGATTTCGTCGCCGCACTTGGGGCAATAGCCTTCTACCACCTCGACGCCGAGCTGTTCGGCAAGGTTGCGGTCGACTTCCATCTCGCGCGTATCGTCGCGGTATATTTTACCGCACTCTTTGCATTTATACTGCGTCCCCGTAACGACTTTCTTCTTGCCGGAGCACGAGACGCATAGCGCCGCGACGGCCGCGATTACCATAAAGACCCTGACGTACGTCTTCATCTTCGCTCTCCTCGATTAACGTTGCGCCCTTAGCATCCCTGAATTCTATTATAAAAGATAAAGTCGCGAAATGCAAGACCCAACGGGGCGCTCCCTCCGGGGGAGCCGGCGCTCTTCCACTATTGGTAAAGCTCCGGGTGCGTAGTCTTGAAGCGGCGGTGCATCCAGTGGTAGTGGTCCGGGTATCGGCGGGAGTATTTCTCTACAAGGTCGGTATATAGCTGCGTAATCCTCGCGATATCCCGTTCCGCATCGCCGCTCAGCGCCGCCTCTGCAAAGATAGCGTCTTGCATATAAAGCGTGTTGTGGCGGTTGGAATCCCGGACCGCGAAACCCGCGCAAATCGTAGCGCCGGTCTTCGCGACGAAAGCCGCCGGGCCTTTGGGCGTCGACGCCCGGTGCCCGAAAAAATTAACTACGACGCCGTCCGGGCCGGCGTCCTGGTCCGAGAGGAGCGCTACCATACCGTTCGCCCTCAGGACCCTGAATACCGCCTTCGCCGCTGCGCCGGTATGAATAAGGCCGATGCCGGCGCCGGCGCGGATTCCGTTCATAAAATCGTCGACGCGTTTGTTATGTTGCTCGCCCACGAGGTAGTTGATGGGATATCCCGAAAGGCGGATGGCGGCGCCCGTCTGCTCCCACGAGCCGAAGTGACCCGTAAAGAGCAACGCCCCCTTCCCCGCCGCGCGCGCGTCGTCGAACGATTTGCGGTTCACGATCGTGTGGTATTTCTCGAGATTGCGCCGATTCAGCCGGGAGATGCGGCCGTAATCGATCATGGCCTTCGCGAAATTGACGAAAGACCGCCGGGCCGTTCGCTTCACCCAACGTTCGTCCGCCTCCGGGAAACAGAACCGGAGGTTAGCCTGTGCTATGTACCGCCGGCGGCGCCACAACAAGTACGCGAGCCGGCCCACCAGGCCGCCCATCGCCACCGCCCACGACGTCGGCAATAAGTTGGCCCACGCGTACGTGCACACGACGAACGCGTACTCGAGCGCGTATTTTAACCTTTTAACCTTCGTCACCCGGATTTTCCCGAAGCCGTAAAGACGAAATTATCCGGTCCAAAAAATCGTTGAGCACGTCGAAGTTGGACCGTATCTCCACCGATTGCTCGAGCACGTACGTGAGTACGGACGGCCGCCAACCCTCGAGCCGGGCTTCGTCCTTGGCGGTCGTAACCAGGAAGTCGCACCCCGCCACCAACGCCGTGCCCTCGGCGTCGGCGAGGTCGGCGTGCGTGAAGCGCCGGTGGTCGGGGAAGGGCCTGCGCCGCGCGACGACCGCGCCCGCTTCGGCGAGGTCCTCGGCGAAATGTTCGAAATCGGCTATGCCGGCGAAGGCCAAGACCTTAGCGCCCTCGAGTTTGTTTAACGAAAGGCGTTCGTCGCGGTTCAAAGGCCGAAGGTAAGCGGGCGAGAATTGTACTTCCACCTGGGGCGCGGTTACGCCTAATCTGTTCAACAATTTACGCCAACGGTCTCGGTAGTCCCCCTCGCGGCATTTGGTGAATACGATGAGGTCCGCCTCGGCCGCCGCGGCGGGCCCTTCCCGATAATAGCCGGCCGGAAAGGTCGGCCCGGGGGGCCGCCTCGCCTCGAGCAAAAGGAAATTCAAATCCTTCCTAACGCCCCGGTTCTGGAACGCGTCGTCGAGGAGGATTATCTGGGCGCCGAAGGTCTTAATCGCCCACTCCGCGGCGTCCGCGCGGTCCTCGTCCACGATAACCGTAGCCTGGGGGAGGGCGCGCGCCGTCATTAGCGCCTCGTCACCCACCCTGCTCTCCCCAACCTTGATAACGTCGCCGCCGCGGCGAACGACGACCCGCCCCTTCGCGTCTCGGCCGTACCCGCGCGCGACGATGGCCACGTCGGCGCCGTGGTTGATGAGGTATTGAGCGAGGAATATTACGAAGGGAGTTTTGCCCGCGCCGCCCAGGGCGAGGTTGCCGACGCCGACGACGGGCCGGGACAACCTGCGTACGTTGAACACGTTCTTACGATATAAGAAACGACGCGCCGCCGCGACCCCCTGCCAGACCCACGCCGGCGGCCTGAGTAAAAACCTCGCTAGTACGTTGCGCGTCAAAGCGCGGTGCGTCTCGTAGAGAGCCGGCGCCCGGGCCATTACGACTGCGAACCCTCCAGGTAACGCCGTATCACGGCAATCGACCTCTTCGACGCACCCATCATCTCGCGCGCCACCGCGGCCGCCTCGTCGCCGAGCACGCCGCGCACCTGCGCGTTGGCATAGATATCCTTCAAAGCCTTCATCAGCTCCGCCTCGTCCCGGACCCGGACGCCGCCCCGCCCCGCGAGCCGCGCGGTCTCGAGCGGGAAGTTCTCGACGTGCGGCCCCCACAACGTAACGCACCCGTGGTACGCCGCCTCCATCATATTTTGGCCGCCGCGCGGAACGAACGACCCGCCTATAATCGCCACCGCGCCCAATGGATATAACCCTCCCAGCTCGCCCAGCGTATCGAGCACGACGGCGTCCGCCGGGCCCCCGGCCGGTAGCTGTGTCCTGCGAGCGGCGTCAATACCCTTGCGCGCGAGCAGCGCCGCAACCTCGCCGGCTCGTGCCGGGTAGCGCGGCGCTACGAACAGTTTCAGGTTCTCCCTTTCCTCGCGCAAACGAAGGTAGACGTCCGAAACCATTTCCTCTTCGCCGGCGTGCGTGCTGGCCGCTACCAAAACGTCGTCCCGCCGCGGATTGCCCAACGCCTCGGCGATCAACGCGGCGACGTCGGGGCGCGCCGCCGTTTCGTAATTATCGTACTTCAGGTTGCCGGTGACGGCAACGTTACCTTCGTCCACGCCCATCGCTTCGTAGCGGCCGCGATACTCCTCCTCCGCGGCGCACACGAACTTGAGATTTCGGAACAGCGGCCCGAAAAGCCACCTCGCCCGCCGATACCCCCCCAAACTACGCGCCGTGAAGCGGCCGTTGACGACCCCTACCGGCACGCCGCGCCGCGCCAATACGAACAACAGGTTAGGCCAATAGTCGCCTTCCACCAGCAGGACGAGCGCCGGCTTGAGGTTACGCACCGTCGCCGCTACGCTCGGGTAAAGGTCGAAAGGCAAAGCGAGGTGGTGGTCGGCGGCGACCTGCTTGGCGACTTGCCGCCCCCCGGAAGTGAAAGTGGTCAGCACGATTTCGTAGCCGGGAAAAACGCGCCGGAATTCCTCCACGAACGAGCGTACCGCGAGCGCCTCCCCCACCGAGGGAGCGTGAAGCCAAACGGACTTGTTGACGCGCGGAATGCGAAAGCCGAGGCGCTTGAAGAACCTCCCGCGAAACTCACGCAGCGCCAACGCCGGCAACCACAGAAGCGCGAACGAAACGTGAAGCAGTAAATTATAAAATAAAAACGCGAGCCGGAACCGCCCACCCCACCGCGTACTTCCTCCGCCTCCGGATGATTGGCGAAGCCCGGCCACTTAACTCTCGCGTTCGCCCGCGAGCTGGGCGTGCAGGAGACGGGTGTAGACGCCGTCTCGCCTTATCAGTTCGTGGTGGTTTCCTACTTCGACGACGCGTCCCCGGTCGAGCACGACGATGCGGTCGGCGCGGCGCACCGTCGAGAGGCGGTGGGCTACTATGAAGGTCGTCCGCCCGGCCATCAACCGCTCCAGCGCCTCGCGGATGAGGGCCTCCGATTCGGCGTCGAGGTGAGACGTCGCCTCGTCCAATATCAGGATGCGGGGGTCCTTGATAAGGGCCCGGGCGATGGCGAGGCGCTGCCGTTGGCCGCCCGATATCTGAACGCCCCGCTCGCCGATGTACGAATCGTAACCCTTGAGGAACCCCATAATGAAGCCGTCGGCGTTGGCGGCGCGCGCCGCGGCCCGCACCTCGTCGACCCCGGCGTCCAGCTTGCCGTACCTTATATTATTTAAAACCGTATCGGCGAAAAGTATCGATTCTTGAGGGACGAGGCTTATTTGGTCGCGTAAGGAGTCGAGGTCGTAGTCGCGGATGTCGTACCCGTCTACCGTCAGCGACCCGCCGGTGAAGTCGTAGAAACGCGGGATGAGGCTGACCAGCGTCGTCTTCCCCGCCCCGGAAGGCCCGACGACCGCGATGACTTCGCTCGGGCGGACGTGGAGCGTTACGTCCTCGAGAACGTACGTCTCATCGTCGTAGGTGAACGAAACGTCGTCGAAGCTTACCGCGCCGTCGACGCGGCGCTTCAAATCGCCGGTGCGCCAGAGCCGCCGCTCCTCGGGCTCGTCTATCACTTCGTAGACCCGGCCGGCCGCGGCGAGCGCGCGTTGGACGAGCGCCGTCACCCGGCCGAGCACCTTCACCGGTTGATAGAGGATGACGACCAGGCCGGTGAAGCCGAGAAGGGTCCCGGTGGTCATACGGCCCGACAGGACGAGGTGGCAACCGACCCAGAAGAATCCGGCGATGCCCAGGCCGCTCACGACCTCCATCAACGGCCGGAGTATGGACTCGATTTTAACGCCGTACATCCAGGCTTTGAACGTCTCCCAGTTACGGCGCAGAAAGCGCAGCCGTTCGAAATCCTCACGCCGGAAGGATTTTATCAATTTGATGTTCTGCAGCGTCTCGGACAATAGCGCCGTCAACGAACCGATCTCGGTCTGGAAGCGCTTCCCCGCCTTGCGGCTCTTGCTGCCCAGGTTGTTGATAATCCACCCCAGCGCCGGGAAGGTTACCAAAACCAGCAACGTAAGCTTCCAGGAGCGCGCGAACATTACCGCCAGCACGATGACGAGCGTCGTCAAGGCGGAGGTGATGTCCTTCAGCGCGTTCGCCGTGTCCTGGAGGACGTTGACGTCGTTGGTGACGCGCGAGACGATGTCGCCCGAACGCCGCAGGTCGTAAAAGCGAAGGGGCAACATAACGAGGTGGTTGAAAACCTTCTCCCGGATGTTGAAGACGACGCGTTGGCCGGCGTACGAGATAAGGTACGACCTCAGGAATATGAACGCGCCCGATAAGAGGATAACGACCAGGACCCACATCGGCAAGAAGTTCACGACGACCAGGCGCGGCTTTTCGAAACCGAGCAGCAAGAGGTTAAACAACAACTGGTCTTTTTTACCCGCCAGTACGTCTATGACCTGGCCGATAATAATGGGCAGCGAGGCCTCGAAAGAAGAGGCCAGCGCGGAAGCGACCATCCCCACCAGCAAGAGGTGCCAATGCCGCGCCGCGGCCGCGAACAGCCGGCGAGCGACGCCCGGCTTGCGAGGTTGCTTCGGTTGAGAATCGTCCGCCATTACGAGATAGCGTCCAATACGAAACGCGCGGCGCACGCCGGCGCGCCGGCTCCATCCCCCGATAGCGAGGACGGCGGCCGCAACGCCTCGCGAACGGCGACGTAATCCGCCGCGATCCGTTCGCGCAGCGATTCGTCGGTTAAAATCCTGGTCGTCTCTTCCACGATCAAGTCGGCCTTGACGTCTCCCTGCAGTAGCTCCGGGACTATCGGCCTCCCGGCGATTATATTCGGCAACCCGAGGTGCGTTACGTACACGAGGCGCCGGCCCAGCTCCCACGTTAGGCGATTAACTTTGTACAGTATCACGGCCGGCGTGCCCAGAATGGCGAGCTCCAGGGAAGCGGTGCCGGAGGCTACCACGGCCGCGTCCGCCGCGGCCATCAGGTCGACGACCGCCTCGTCCGTCGTCCGCACGCCCGCCGGCAGCGGCGCGTACGCCGTCAATATATCCGCGCCCAGCGAACGCGCCGGCACGACTACCGGCTTAACGCCGGGCACGCGTTTCATTATTCGCGGCAGCGCCTCGGCCACCGGCGGCCAAAGGGCCGCGATCTCCTGGCGGCGGCTGCCCGGAAGGACCAACAACAACTTCTCGCCGTACGCTATGCCCAGCGCCGCCCTGACGTCTCGAGCCGACGGCTTCGTGATGTCGAGCAGCGGATGGCCTACGAACTTTACCGCCGCGCCGGCCCCCCGCCAAAAGTCGACCTCGAACGGGAAAACCGCCAATACCAGCTCGAGGTCCCGGGCCAACCGCTTGCCGCGGTGCCGGCCCCACGCCCATAGCTTAGGCGGAATATAATAAAAAGTTTTCAGGCCGGCCTTTCTGGCCCGCGCCACCAGCCG
This window encodes:
- a CDS encoding carboxypeptidase-like regulatory domain-containing protein, with translation MRLRDEIIVLSVLASAAAALGQSEPERYASREFGIYFDVPAGWTLDRKPTDGLVALSDSLALLKITVAAQIMPKKIDVREFADRLERERGLAAKGAAVAGLVGDAAFAEAKRDVLKPFAYDDTERVDKAREKYEKAEAQRPVDLAGDERGEPGAIPDERRFLAEMTTRLYEAEGRPVTQLIFYVIGGGVGYTVTVAAARDDFYAALPLGHDAVAAMKLDKLSGGRYALPDAKAVAAAKRGIIMGKVLSNGSAVGGAAVNLYADAASYAKGVPSHRARSNGYGEYTITHLDAGRYYLLEVYGVSDEGERVRSVQPITNIDVVEGRIVFVNIEVSRVQ
- a CDS encoding energy transducer TonB; its protein translation is MAKTTEDSQATLKRRLSGGLFRYTFMVSVAFHFGIWGVAEMPKDVLGKRGDVKMGDGKLNLKVVKKTYEDLPPPPSIERTEPAQAPKGLEAKGSVGEVPLPVPDELAEADTISDAVSGTEGEGFGEGTEIIVEENIEVEDGGEKNPWDEVTIIEYSEPPVIVYEQRPVYPDIARDSKVEGDVVLLVYIDPSGNVRNAVVQSSPGLPALEEAGKKAAMKCKFKPAKQQGVPVGVWYSIVMQFRL
- a CDS encoding energy transducer TonB: MGWPGGPPAQRAAFGSQEDRTKVHVTLPYDNLPPPPSLEYAEPPRMPEGIPGKGDLGEIPMPVPDKYAEANTIPDARVRGVGPFLDPGSRLTVETPGAAVAGPVSASPERIEIVPTSKAPAIIYRSRPAYPDIARDSRVEGDVVLLIYIDAQGDVRNAVVQSSPGLPALGEAATEAAYKCKFKAAEQQGVPVGVWYSLVMQFRL
- the lpxK gene encoding tetraacyldisaccharide 4'-kinase; its protein translation is MARAPALYETHRALTRNVLARFLLRPPAWVWQGVAAARRFLYRKNVFNVRRLSRPVVGVGNLALGGAGKTPFVIFLAQYLINHGADVAIVARGYGRDAKGRVVVRRGGDVIKVGESRVGDEALMTARALPQATVIVDEDRADAAEWAIKTFGAQIILLDDAFQNRGVRKDLNFLLLEARRPPGPTFPAGYYREGPAAAAEADLIVFTKCREGDYRDRWRKLLNRLGVTAPQVEVQFSPAYLRPLNRDERLSLNKLEGAKVLAFAGIADFEHFAEDLAEAGAVVARRRPFPDHRRFTHADLADAEGTALVAGCDFLVTTAKDEARLEGWRPSVLTYVLEQSVEIRSNFDVLNDFLDRIISSLRLRENPGDEG
- a CDS encoding glycosyltransferase N-terminal domain-containing protein; translated protein: MAGLRQSSGGGGSTRWGGRFRLAFLFYNLLLHVSFALLWLPALALREFRGRFFKRLGFRIPRVNKSVWLHAPSVGEALAVRSFVEEFRRVFPGYEIVLTTFTSGGRQVAKQVAADHHLALPFDLYPSVAATVRNLKPALVLLVEGDYWPNLLFVLARRGVPVGVVNGRFTARSLGGYRRARWLFGPLFRNLKFVCAAEEEYRGRYEAMGVDEGNVAVTGNLKYDNYETAARPDVAALIAEALGNPRRDDVLVAASTHAGEEEMVSDVYLRLREERENLKLFVAPRYPARAGEVAALLARKGIDAARRTQLPAGGPADAVVLDTLGELGGLYPLGAVAIIGGSFVPRGGQNMMEAAYHGCVTLWGPHVENFPLETARLAGRGGVRVRDEAELMKALKDIYANAQVRGVLGDEAAAVAREMMGASKRSIAVIRRYLEGSQS
- a CDS encoding ABC transporter ATP-binding protein; this translates as MADDSQPKQPRKPGVARRLFAAAARHWHLLLVGMVASALASSFEASLPIIIGQVIDVLAGKKDQLLFNLLLLGFEKPRLVVVNFLPMWVLVVILLSGAFIFLRSYLISYAGQRVVFNIREKVFNHLVMLPLRFYDLRRSGDIVSRVTNDVNVLQDTANALKDITSALTTLVIVLAVMFARSWKLTLLVLVTFPALGWIINNLGSKSRKAGKRFQTEIGSLTALLSETLQNIKLIKSFRREDFERLRFLRRNWETFKAWMYGVKIESILRPLMEVVSGLGIAGFFWVGCHLVLSGRMTTGTLLGFTGLVVILYQPVKVLGRVTALVQRALAAAGRVYEVIDEPEERRLWRTGDLKRRVDGAVSFDDVSFTYDDETYVLEDVTLHVRPSEVIAVVGPSGAGKTTLVSLIPRFYDFTGGSLTVDGYDIRDYDLDSLRDQISLVPQESILFADTVLNNIRYGKLDAGVDEVRAAARAANADGFIMGFLKGYDSYIGERGVQISGGQRQRLAIARALIKDPRILILDEATSHLDAESEALIREALERLMAGRTTFIVAHRLSTVRRADRIVVLDRGRVVEVGNHHELIRRDGVYTRLLHAQLAGERES
- the lpxB gene encoding lipid-A-disaccharide synthase: MKIYLAAGEESGDLHGAHLVRAFKQLAPELELAGMAGPRMREAGVEAVVASEGHGVVGFVEVLGRLGRFRRDLDELVEAMAADGDALVAIDYGGFNARLVARARKAGLKTFYYIPPKLWAWGRHRGKRLARDLELVLAVFPFEVDFWRGAGAAVKFVGHPLLDITKPSARDVRAALGIAYGEKLLLVLPGSRRQEIAALWPPVAEALPRIMKRVPGVKPVVVPARSLGADILTAYAPLPAGVRTTDEAVVDLMAAADAAVVASGTASLELAILGTPAVILYKVNRLTWELGRRLVYVTHLGLPNIIAGRPIVPELLQGDVKADLIVEETTRILTDESLRERIAADYVAVREALRPPSSLSGDGAGAPACAARFVLDAIS